The window CCGGTACCACAACGGCAAGCTCTTCATGTCCCGTTCGAACGTCAGCAAGCCCTACGGGGACAAGCTCGACGCGGAGTTCCTCTTCGCCTCCTTCACCGCGAGCTGATTCGCACACCACCGCAGAAGCCCCCGAACGGTCCGCACCGATCGGGGGCTTCTGCGCGGTATCACCCGCGCACCGTCGAACAAGCGTGTAGCTTGCCGGGTCAGAAGGGTGGGGGGTGGTTCCGCAATGGGCGTACGGGTCGTGGTGGTCGACGAGCACCGGCTGTTGGCCGAGGCGCTCGCCTCTGCCCTGAAGCTGCGCGGTCACCGGGTGCTGGCCGCGGCCGCCCCGGCCGCGGGCGCCGCCGAGCTGGTCATCAGCCGCGCCCCGGAGGTCTGCCTCCTCGGCACGGCCACCCCCGCCGAGCCCGGGGTCTTCGAGCCCGTCGTCCGCATCAAGCGGGAGCGTCCGCAGATCGCCGTCGTCGTCCTGGGCCCGGTGCCCAGCCCGCGCGGGATAGCGGCCGCCTTCGCCGCCGGGGCCTCGGGGTACGTACGCCAGGACGAGCGCATCGAGGGCGTGGAGCGGGCGCTGGCCAAGGCGCGGGCGGGGGAGGTGGCGATCGCCCCGCAGCTGCTGCAGGGGGCCTTCGCGGAGCTCCTGAACCCCGCCGCCCAGCCCGACGACGAGGGCAGCCGGCTGCTGCGGCTGCTGACCCCGCGCGAGGTGGAGGTCCTGGTGCGGGTCGCCGAGGGCGAGGACACCCGGCTGATCGCCGCGGGCATGGAGATCGCGCCGAGCACCGCCCGTACGCACGTGCAGCGGGTGCTGATGAAGCTGGGCGTGGGCTCGCGGCTGGAGGCGGCCGCGCTGGCCGCCCGTACCGGCCTGCTGGACCGGGCCCTGCCCGGGCAGCCGTCCGCCGCCCCGCGCGGCTGAGGCGGGCGCCTCAGCCGGCCGCCGATTTCCCCGCGGGCGCGGAATCGGGTAAGCCAGTCTCCAAGCACGCGCATCCAGCCGCGCGTGCTCCCCCGCGAGAGGCAGTAGGCGAGTGAGCAAGTACCTGGTAACCGGTGGCGCCGGATACGTCGGCAGCGTGGTGGCGGCCCACCTCCTGGAGGCCGGCCACGAGGTCACCGTCCTCGACGACCTCAGCACCGGCTTCCGCGTCGGCGTCCCGGCGGGCGCGGCCTTCATCGAGGGCCGCATCCAGGACGCGGCCCGCCACCTGGACGACTCCTACGAGGCGGTGCTGCACTTCGCGGCCTCCTCGCAGGTCGGCGAGTCCGTGGTGAACCCGGGCAAGTACTGGGAGAACAACGTCGGCGGCACGCTCGCCCTGCTGGGCGCGATGCGCGAGGCGGGCGTGCGCAAGCTGGTGTTCTCCTCCACCGCGGCCACCTACGGGGAGCCGGCGGAGGGCCTGCTGACCGAGGCCTCGGTGACCGCGCCGACCAACCCGTACGGCGCCTCGAAGCTGGCCGTCGACCACATGATCGCGGGGGAGTGCGTGGCGCACGGCCTGGCCGCGGTGTCCCTGCGCTACTTCAACGTGGCGGGCGCCTACGGCGAGTTCGGCGAGCGTCACACCCCCGAGACGCACCTGATCCCGCTGGTCCTCCAGGTCGCGCTGGGCGAGCGCGAGTCGATCTCGGTCTTCGGCGAGGACTACCCGACCCCGGACGGCACCTGCGTCCGCGACTACATCCACGTCGCCGACCTGGCGGAGGCCCACCTGGCCGCCCTGCGGGTCGCCGCCGACGGGGAGCACCTGATCTGCAACCTGGGCAACGGCAGCGGGTTCTCGGTCCGCGAGGTCGTCGAGACCGTCCGCAAGGTCACCGGCCGCGACATCCCCGAGGTCGTCGCCCCGCGCCGGGCCGGCGACCCGGCGATGCTGGTCGCCTCCGCCCGCACGGCCCACGAGCGCCTCGGCTGGACCCCGAGCCGCTCGGACCTGACCGGCATCATCACGGACGCGTGGAACTTCGCGCGTACGCACGCCTCCTGAACCACCCGTACCCCCTGGACCACCGCTGTCCTGCGCGCCCCCCGCACCGTGCCCGGTGCGGGGGGCGCGTGCGTTCGGGCCGTGCGCTGCGGGCGGGCGCCGTGCGCGGGCGCCCGGCGTGCACGCGCCGGGTGAAATGCCCCCCGTGCAACTGCCCGTGGCACGCGCCGGTGCGGAAGCCGCCATCCGGACCTTCGGTGCAGGCGATTTCAAGCCACCACAAAGCCCGTTCAGGACGCTCGCGCCGGAAAATCGCCGGGAAAACTTCTGCTATTCGGCCAACCGTGAGCGGCCCCCGGCCCTACGCTGATGAGCGACACCGGTGGGGGCCGGTGTTGATTCAGGGGTCGAGACAAGTCGGGTACGGCGTCCGGTCCGGGGTAGTGCAGAGATGTCTCGGCGGCGGCCGGGCA of the Streptomyces sp. NBC_01294 genome contains:
- a CDS encoding response regulator transcription factor, which encodes MGVRVVVVDEHRLLAEALASALKLRGHRVLAAAAPAAGAAELVISRAPEVCLLGTATPAEPGVFEPVVRIKRERPQIAVVVLGPVPSPRGIAAAFAAGASGYVRQDERIEGVERALAKARAGEVAIAPQLLQGAFAELLNPAAQPDDEGSRLLRLLTPREVEVLVRVAEGEDTRLIAAGMEIAPSTARTHVQRVLMKLGVGSRLEAAALAARTGLLDRALPGQPSAAPRG
- the galE gene encoding UDP-glucose 4-epimerase GalE: MSKYLVTGGAGYVGSVVAAHLLEAGHEVTVLDDLSTGFRVGVPAGAAFIEGRIQDAARHLDDSYEAVLHFAASSQVGESVVNPGKYWENNVGGTLALLGAMREAGVRKLVFSSTAATYGEPAEGLLTEASVTAPTNPYGASKLAVDHMIAGECVAHGLAAVSLRYFNVAGAYGEFGERHTPETHLIPLVLQVALGERESISVFGEDYPTPDGTCVRDYIHVADLAEAHLAALRVAADGEHLICNLGNGSGFSVREVVETVRKVTGRDIPEVVAPRRAGDPAMLVASARTAHERLGWTPSRSDLTGIITDAWNFARTHAS